One genomic region from Lysobacterales bacterium encodes:
- a CDS encoding GAF domain-containing protein, with product MFEAAALTGSKPEQYAALVEQARALLAGEHDRVANAANLSALAFHALPDLNWLGFYFYDGKELVVGPFQGKPACVRIALGRGVCGTAAATGRTQRVDDVDAFPGHIPCDSASRSEVVVPMFQGDQLVGVFDIDSPVLARFDADDVRGLEALAEVFVESLR from the coding sequence ATGTTCGAAGCCGCCGCCCTGACCGGTTCCAAGCCGGAACAGTACGCCGCTCTGGTCGAGCAGGCCCGGGCCCTCCTGGCCGGAGAGCACGACCGCGTGGCCAATGCCGCCAACCTGTCGGCGCTGGCCTTCCATGCGCTGCCCGATCTGAACTGGCTGGGCTTCTACTTCTACGACGGCAAGGAGCTGGTGGTCGGCCCCTTCCAGGGCAAGCCGGCCTGCGTCCGCATCGCCCTCGGGCGCGGTGTCTGCGGCACGGCCGCTGCCACTGGCCGCACCCAGCGCGTCGACGACGTCGACGCCTTCCCCGGCCATATCCCCTGCGACTCGGCCTCGCGCTCCGAGGTGGTGGTGCCGATGTTCCAGGGCGACCAGCTGGTTGGTGTGTTCGACATCGACAGCCCGGTGCTGGCGCGCTTCGACGCTGACGACGTGCGCGGCCTGGAAGCCTTGGCCGAGGTCTTCGTGGAGTCGCTGCGATGA
- a CDS encoding efflux RND transporter periplasmic adaptor subunit, producing the protein MHRSPHPKRTQGPLAPLACALALSLLLAACGSEGPAQGPAGGPPPVTVISTTVASQPWIDQIEALGTAQASESVTITAKVTETVEAVKFEDGDRVAAGDILVDLSGRAEVANLEEAQATYKEAQQQYERLVGLVDNGTVPRSQLDSQVAARDAARARVETIRARLADRVITAPFAGVLGFRQVSPGTLVTPGTPIATLDDISVVKLDFAVPETFLSAIAPGQTVRARSAAYPDQDFTGRVATVDSRVDPVSRAVTVRAEFDNPELRIRPGMLMTVRVEKPARETLVIPELALLQIGSQSFVYQVGEDGAVARIDVRAGARRRGEVEIVEGLSGGERIVVEGTVKLRPGTRVVEAAAATAAAPAG; encoded by the coding sequence ATGCACCGCTCTCCGCACCCGAAACGAACGCAAGGCCCCCTCGCTCCGCTCGCCTGCGCGCTCGCGCTCAGCCTGCTGCTCGCCGCCTGCGGCAGCGAAGGCCCGGCGCAGGGCCCGGCCGGCGGCCCGCCGCCGGTGACCGTGATCAGCACCACCGTCGCCAGCCAGCCCTGGATCGATCAGATCGAAGCCCTGGGCACGGCCCAGGCCAGCGAGTCGGTCACCATCACCGCCAAGGTCACCGAGACGGTGGAGGCCGTGAAGTTTGAAGACGGTGACCGCGTCGCCGCCGGCGACATCCTGGTCGACCTGTCCGGTCGCGCCGAGGTGGCCAACCTCGAAGAGGCGCAGGCCACGTACAAAGAGGCCCAGCAGCAGTACGAGCGTCTGGTCGGCCTGGTCGACAACGGCACCGTGCCGCGCAGCCAGCTCGACAGCCAGGTCGCTGCCCGCGACGCCGCGCGCGCGCGCGTCGAAACCATCCGCGCCCGACTGGCCGACCGCGTCATCACCGCGCCCTTCGCCGGCGTGCTCGGCTTCCGCCAGGTCAGCCCCGGCACCCTGGTCACGCCGGGCACGCCGATCGCCACGCTCGACGACATCTCGGTGGTCAAGCTCGACTTCGCCGTGCCCGAGACGTTTCTCTCGGCGATCGCGCCCGGCCAGACCGTGCGTGCGCGCAGCGCCGCCTACCCCGACCAGGATTTCACCGGCCGCGTCGCCACCGTCGATTCGCGCGTCGATCCGGTTTCGCGCGCGGTGACCGTGCGCGCCGAGTTCGACAACCCGGAGCTGCGGATCCGCCCCGGCATGCTGATGACCGTGCGGGTCGAGAAGCCGGCCCGCGAGACCCTGGTGATCCCCGAGCTGGCCCTGCTGCAGATCGGCAGCCAGAGCTTCGTCTACCAGGTCGGTGAGGACGGCGCGGTGGCCCGCATCGACGTGCGCGCCGGTGCGCGCCGCCGCGGCGAGGTGGAGATCGTCGAAGGCCTGAGCGGCGGCGAGCGCATCGTCGTCGAAGGCACCGTCAAGCTGCGCCCGGGCACGCGCGTCGTCGAGGCGGCTGCCGCCACGGCGGCGGCGCCGGCCGGCTGA
- a CDS encoding protein kinase produces MNDAASDPDWAALAALFARLADLPAAEQAQALAALENAPDSARLLPRLRSLLDAHARSDPGLAQGAAAQALGAVDAVATARRGDTLGPWTLLQPLGEGGMGEVWLAEREVEGVRQRAALKRIRSGLGPELTARFLRERRILARLRHPHIAAFIDAGVEASGTPWMAMEYVEGERLHDYCRRQQLDPRSRVGLIVQVLDALDHAHRQLVVHRDLKPGNVMVDGDGRIKLLDFGIARLLDDSELDAGLTRTRAPAPLTPRYAAPEQLAGEPAGIAADLYSAGLLLFELLCGRSPFGEAAASVAARESPESLWRAFGRAEGAAGYAIHQGAVRRQLRGDLQQILSRALQTQPGARYPSAAALAEDLRAWCEQRPLRSRPTPWPQRLGKWMRRQPLASASLAIAVLAVAAGVGSSLWQAQRAAERAAQAEAARRFLGDVFSAADPLLQDAEPPTLAAVLARGAERLRADAELDPRSRLMLLQDLARAHLGLDQIEEARRLLDEAGTLAATVRLGTAETRSLQLDRAALALASDRLDEGLQALSVLPLPSVDAAPDAVDLREIELRSQQLLAGSKSQDALQLLAPYLQAAAWGEPATRAELLAFAARAQMQAGRPRDAVAAVEQALGQLDARAPLGLRLQLYETEVEALRGLLETPRALARQREVIALVEARLGPAHARSQWARMMLCGLLIGAGALGEADAEYAALWQTLGALNDRDSLRGEALFGWGMVSFRRGEFVLARQRFGESRLLFERAFGADSHKTRNALEAEAMAQVEVGEVEAGLAALQSLVAQSRALNDPARLSAQLNSLALAQVAAQQASQALPLIDESLALAAELGQATAWTRVIQARALRLAARVDEAIEVADVVVSEYRDSISPNGGPRRAEAERELALALLAQAEPPRARAIELLESVLAQRRASLGDDSPLTRASEEELALATAADRRP; encoded by the coding sequence ATGAACGACGCGGCCAGTGATCCCGACTGGGCAGCGCTGGCGGCGCTGTTCGCGCGTCTCGCCGACCTGCCCGCGGCCGAGCAGGCGCAGGCGCTGGCCGCTCTCGAGAATGCGCCCGACAGCGCGCGCCTGCTGCCGCGTCTGCGCAGCCTGCTGGACGCGCATGCGCGCAGCGACCCGGGTCTTGCCCAGGGCGCTGCAGCCCAGGCCCTGGGTGCCGTCGATGCCGTCGCTACGGCGCGCCGTGGCGACACGCTCGGTCCGTGGACCCTGCTGCAGCCGCTCGGCGAAGGCGGTATGGGCGAGGTGTGGCTGGCCGAACGCGAGGTCGAGGGTGTGCGCCAGCGCGCGGCCCTGAAGCGCATCCGCAGCGGCCTCGGGCCGGAACTGACCGCGCGTTTCCTACGCGAGCGCCGGATCCTGGCGCGCCTGCGGCATCCGCACATCGCCGCCTTCATCGACGCCGGCGTCGAGGCCAGCGGCACGCCGTGGATGGCGATGGAGTACGTCGAGGGCGAGCGCCTGCACGACTACTGCAGGCGCCAGCAGCTCGATCCGCGCAGCCGCGTGGGGCTGATCGTGCAGGTGCTGGACGCCCTCGACCACGCACACCGTCAGCTGGTCGTACACCGCGATCTGAAGCCCGGCAACGTCATGGTCGATGGTGACGGCCGCATCAAGCTGCTCGACTTCGGCATCGCCCGCCTGCTTGACGACAGCGAACTGGACGCGGGACTGACCCGTACCCGCGCGCCGGCGCCACTGACCCCGCGCTACGCCGCGCCCGAACAGCTGGCCGGCGAGCCGGCAGGCATCGCCGCCGATCTGTACTCCGCGGGTCTGCTGCTGTTTGAACTGCTCTGCGGTCGCTCGCCCTTCGGCGAGGCTGCGGCATCGGTGGCCGCACGCGAGTCGCCCGAGTCGCTGTGGCGCGCCTTCGGGCGCGCCGAGGGCGCGGCGGGCTATGCCATCCATCAAGGCGCAGTGCGCCGGCAGCTGCGCGGCGACCTGCAGCAGATCCTGAGCCGAGCCCTGCAGACACAGCCCGGCGCCCGCTATCCCAGCGCCGCGGCCCTTGCCGAGGACCTGCGCGCCTGGTGCGAACAGCGCCCGCTGCGCAGCCGTCCCACGCCCTGGCCGCAGCGCCTCGGCAAGTGGATGCGCCGTCAGCCGCTGGCCAGCGCCAGCCTCGCCATCGCCGTGCTGGCGGTGGCCGCCGGCGTCGGCAGCAGCCTCTGGCAGGCCCAGCGCGCGGCCGAGCGCGCGGCCCAGGCCGAGGCGGCTCGACGCTTCCTCGGCGACGTGTTCAGCGCCGCCGACCCGCTGCTGCAGGATGCGGAGCCGCCCACCCTGGCCGCGGTGCTGGCGCGTGGCGCCGAGCGCCTGCGCGCCGACGCCGAACTCGACCCGCGCTCGCGCCTGATGCTGCTGCAGGATCTGGCCCGCGCCCATCTCGGCCTGGACCAGATCGAGGAGGCGCGGCGTCTGCTGGACGAAGCCGGGACGCTCGCCGCCACGGTCAGGTTAGGCACCGCCGAGACGCGCAGCCTGCAGCTCGATCGGGCGGCCTTGGCGCTGGCCTCGGACCGTCTCGATGAGGGGCTCCAAGCACTGAGCGTCCTGCCGCTGCCATCCGTCGACGCCGCGCCCGACGCAGTCGACCTGCGCGAAATCGAGCTGCGCAGCCAGCAGCTGCTGGCCGGGTCGAAGTCGCAGGACGCCCTCCAACTGCTGGCGCCCTACCTGCAGGCTGCCGCCTGGGGCGAGCCGGCGACGCGCGCCGAGCTGCTGGCGTTCGCGGCGCGCGCGCAGATGCAGGCCGGACGCCCCCGCGACGCCGTGGCCGCGGTCGAACAGGCGCTGGGCCAGCTCGACGCACGGGCGCCGCTGGGCCTGCGCCTGCAGCTCTACGAGACCGAGGTCGAGGCGCTGCGCGGCCTGCTCGAAACCCCGCGCGCGCTGGCCCGCCAGCGCGAGGTGATCGCATTGGTCGAAGCGCGCCTCGGCCCGGCGCATGCGCGCAGCCAGTGGGCGCGGATGATGCTCTGCGGGCTGCTGATCGGCGCCGGCGCACTGGGTGAGGCCGACGCCGAGTACGCAGCGCTGTGGCAGACGCTGGGCGCACTGAACGACCGCGATTCGCTGCGCGGCGAAGCCCTGTTCGGCTGGGGCATGGTCAGCTTCCGCCGCGGCGAATTCGTCCTTGCACGCCAGCGTTTCGGCGAATCGCGGCTGCTCTTCGAGCGCGCTTTCGGTGCTGACTCGCACAAGACCCGCAACGCGCTTGAAGCTGAAGCCATGGCCCAGGTCGAAGTCGGTGAGGTCGAGGCCGGGCTGGCTGCGCTGCAATCGCTGGTCGCGCAAAGCCGCGCCCTGAATGACCCGGCGCGGCTGTCGGCGCAGCTCAATTCGCTGGCGCTGGCGCAGGTCGCTGCGCAGCAAGCATCCCAGGCCCTGCCGCTGATCGACGAGAGCCTTGCGCTGGCGGCCGAGTTGGGTCAGGCCACGGCGTGGACGCGGGTGATCCAGGCGCGCGCGCTGCGGCTCGCCGCTCGCGTCGACGAGGCCATCGAGGTCGCCGACGTGGTGGTCAGCGAGTACCGCGACAGCATCTCGCCAAACGGCGGCCCGCGGCGTGCGGAAGCCGAACGCGAACTGGCGCTGGCCCTGCTCGCGCAGGCCGAGCCGCCGCGCGCGCGGGCAATCGAGCTGCTCGAAAGCGTGCTTGCACAGCGACGCGCCAGCTTGGGCGACGACAGCCCGCTGACCCGCGCCAGCGAGGAAGAATTGGCCCTGGCCACCGCGGCGGACCGCAGGCCATAG
- a CDS encoding efflux RND transporter permease subunit, with product MVLSDISIKRPVLAVVMNLLLVVLGVMAYSTLTVRELPDIDPPIVSVEVTYTGASAAVVETRVTQILEDAVSGIEGIESVDSRSRNGGSNVTIEFGLSRDIEAATNDVRDAISRVLDRLPPEVNAPQVAKVEADSQPIIWLNMNSDRLDTLELTDYAERYITDRLSAIDGVAAVRIGGQQRYAMRIWLDRQALAARGLTVNDVESALRRENIELPAGRLQSETRDFTLRVTRSYLTADDFAQLSLTKGEDGYVVRLGDVARVERASSDRRAYFRGNGQPNLGLGIVKTSTANSLDVATAVKAEVERIQSSLPEGASLIVAFDTTIFIDEALKRVQWTLLEAMVLVLIVIYLFLGSLRAALVPAVTVPVCLIAAFMALSAFGFSINLLTLLALVLCIGLVVDDAIIVLENVQRRADLGEPPLLASKRGTAQVAFAVIATTAVLVAVFLPVGFMQSNAGRLFRELAVALSGAVAISAFVALTLTPMMCSKLVRPNEKHNRVNQAVLDLIERMSRAYARAVGAMVRQSRATLWGGLALTFALVGGGAAALFYTVPSELAPDEDRGSFFVNIQGPEGAGFDYTVSQVQQIEQRLMPFVTDGPVQRMNTRVPGGFGASEEMHTGFAIVILKDWAEREMSTAEVIDAFRAELNAIPGVRAFAQGRGGGLGGGRGQPLQFVLGGPNYEELSEWRDRMLARIDENPGIFAADSDYQETRPQMRIDIDRARAADLGVSVQEIGRTLETLMGSRRVTTYVEDGEEYDVVLQAEEAFRAGPADLTGVYVRSERSRELIPLANLVTLSELAEPGSFNRFNRLRAITISANLAAGYTLGEAIQWVEQTAREELPDYAQIDYKGGSREFVKASGSALATFAMALLVVYLVLAAQFESFIHPLVIMFTVPLAVLGALGGLWLTGGTLNLFSQIGIVMLVGLAAKNGILIVEFANQLRDEGRQVLDAIIESAAVRLRPILMTSIATIAGAVPLVVAGGPGSASRATIGVVVIFGVAFSTLLSLFVVPAFYALLAPFTRSPEALGRKLDELDEQVAPVGGHA from the coding sequence ATGGTGCTTTCCGACATTTCGATCAAGCGGCCGGTGCTGGCCGTGGTCATGAACCTGCTGCTGGTGGTGCTGGGCGTGATGGCCTACAGCACGCTCACCGTGCGCGAGCTGCCCGACATCGACCCGCCGATCGTCTCGGTCGAAGTCACCTACACCGGCGCCTCGGCGGCGGTGGTGGAAACCCGCGTCACCCAGATCCTGGAGGACGCGGTCAGCGGCATCGAGGGCATCGAGTCGGTGGACTCGCGCAGCCGCAACGGCGGCAGCAACGTCACCATCGAGTTCGGCCTGAGCCGCGACATCGAGGCCGCGACCAACGACGTGCGCGACGCCATCAGCCGCGTGCTCGACCGTCTGCCGCCCGAGGTCAACGCGCCGCAGGTGGCCAAGGTCGAGGCCGACTCGCAGCCGATCATCTGGCTGAACATGAACTCCGATCGGCTCGACACGCTCGAGCTGACCGACTACGCCGAGCGCTACATCACCGATCGCCTGTCGGCCATCGACGGCGTCGCCGCGGTGCGCATCGGCGGCCAGCAGCGCTACGCCATGCGCATCTGGCTCGACCGCCAGGCCCTGGCGGCGCGCGGGCTCACCGTCAACGACGTCGAGAGCGCGCTGCGCCGCGAGAACATCGAGCTGCCGGCCGGGCGCCTGCAGTCGGAGACCCGCGACTTCACCCTGCGCGTCACCCGCAGCTACCTCACCGCCGACGACTTCGCCCAGCTCTCGCTGACCAAGGGCGAGGACGGCTATGTCGTGCGCCTCGGCGACGTCGCCCGCGTCGAGCGCGCCTCCAGCGACCGCCGCGCCTACTTCCGCGGCAACGGCCAACCCAACCTCGGGCTTGGCATCGTCAAGACCTCGACCGCCAACAGCCTCGACGTCGCCACCGCGGTCAAGGCCGAGGTGGAGCGTATCCAGTCCAGCCTGCCCGAAGGCGCCAGCCTGATCGTCGCCTTCGACACCACGATCTTCATCGACGAAGCCCTGAAGCGCGTGCAGTGGACCCTGCTCGAAGCGATGGTGCTGGTGCTGATCGTGATCTACCTGTTCCTCGGCAGCCTGCGCGCGGCCCTGGTGCCGGCGGTGACCGTGCCGGTCTGCCTGATCGCCGCCTTCATGGCGCTGTCGGCCTTCGGTTTCTCGATCAATCTGCTGACCCTGCTGGCGCTGGTACTGTGCATCGGCCTCGTGGTCGACGACGCCATCATCGTGCTGGAGAACGTGCAGCGCCGCGCCGACCTCGGCGAGCCGCCGCTGCTGGCCTCGAAGCGCGGCACCGCGCAGGTGGCCTTCGCGGTGATCGCCACCACGGCGGTGCTGGTGGCGGTGTTCCTGCCGGTGGGCTTCATGCAGTCGAACGCCGGGCGGCTGTTCCGCGAGCTGGCGGTGGCGCTGTCCGGCGCGGTGGCGATCTCGGCCTTCGTGGCGCTGACGCTGACCCCGATGATGTGCTCCAAGCTGGTGCGCCCGAACGAGAAGCACAACCGCGTGAACCAGGCCGTGCTCGACCTGATCGAGCGCATGAGCCGCGCCTATGCGCGCGCGGTCGGAGCCATGGTGCGGCAGAGCCGCGCGACGCTCTGGGGGGGGCTGGCATTGACCTTCGCCCTGGTCGGCGGCGGCGCGGCGGCGCTGTTCTACACCGTGCCCAGCGAGCTCGCGCCCGATGAGGACCGCGGCAGCTTCTTCGTCAACATCCAGGGCCCCGAGGGCGCCGGCTTCGACTACACCGTGAGCCAGGTTCAACAGATCGAGCAGCGGCTGATGCCCTTCGTCACCGACGGCCCGGTGCAGCGCATGAACACGCGCGTGCCCGGCGGCTTCGGCGCCAGCGAGGAGATGCACACCGGCTTCGCCATCGTGATCCTGAAGGACTGGGCCGAGCGCGAGATGAGCACGGCCGAAGTGATCGACGCCTTCCGCGCGGAGTTGAACGCCATCCCCGGCGTCCGCGCCTTCGCCCAGGGCCGCGGCGGCGGCTTGGGCGGCGGCCGCGGTCAGCCCCTGCAGTTCGTGCTGGGCGGCCCGAACTACGAGGAGCTGTCCGAGTGGCGCGACCGCATGCTGGCGCGCATCGACGAGAACCCCGGCATCTTCGCCGCCGACTCCGACTACCAGGAGACGCGCCCGCAGATGCGCATCGACATCGACCGCGCGCGCGCGGCCGACCTTGGCGTGTCGGTGCAGGAGATCGGCCGCACCCTGGAGACCCTGATGGGCTCGCGCCGCGTCACCACCTATGTCGAGGACGGCGAGGAGTACGACGTGGTGCTGCAGGCGGAAGAGGCCTTCCGCGCCGGCCCGGCCGACCTCACCGGCGTCTACGTGCGCTCCGAGCGCAGCCGTGAGCTGATTCCGCTGGCCAACCTGGTGACCCTGTCTGAGCTGGCCGAGCCGGGCAGCTTCAACCGCTTCAACCGCCTGCGCGCGATCACCATCTCGGCCAATCTCGCCGCGGGCTACACCTTGGGCGAGGCCATCCAGTGGGTCGAGCAGACCGCGCGCGAAGAGCTGCCCGACTACGCGCAGATCGACTACAAGGGCGGCTCGCGCGAGTTCGTCAAGGCCAGCGGCAGCGCGCTGGCGACCTTCGCGATGGCCCTGCTGGTGGTCTACCTGGTACTGGCCGCGCAGTTCGAGAGCTTCATCCATCCGCTGGTGATCATGTTCACCGTGCCGCTGGCGGTGCTCGGCGCGCTTGGCGGGCTCTGGCTGACGGGGGGCACACTGAACCTGTTCAGTCAGATCGGCATCGTCATGCTGGTCGGGCTGGCGGCGAAGAACGGGATCCTCATCGTCGAGTTCGCCAACCAGCTGCGCGACGAAGGCCGGCAGGTGCTGGACGCGATCATCGAATCCGCCGCCGTGCGCCTGCGCCCCATCCTGATGACCTCGATCGCGACCATCGCTGGCGCCGTGCCGCTGGTGGTGGCCGGCGGCCCCGGCTCGGCCAGCCGCGCCACCATCGGCGTGGTGGTGATCTTCGGCGTGGCGTTCTCGACCCTGCTGTCGCTGTTCGTGGTGCCGGCCTTCTATGCCCTGCTGGCGCCGTTCACCCGCTCACCCGAGGCGCTGGGACGTAAGCTCGACGAACTCGACGAGCAGGTCGCGCCGGTGGGGGGCCACGCATGA
- a CDS encoding mechanosensitive ion channel, with protein MSSLRRLWRRLRPGPAVGVFLQGLLALVALSVGATAGAEPAPAVEDGVELVVGGRPLHVFRAPLGALSAEERAELAERHVREALEKGGAGWTSVLPLAEGVAVQLDDANLFVVLPGDARSERGETAHALANRSARVLQQIAAEHREHRDPRLNLLALGKLAAALLLLMLALAVLLKLSRVLQRRLSARLSQQMQQLLPGAVRPHLQSLLVTLAVRVSVVLVWLLALAVLVAFLAYALGLFALTRPAAERLVDSLLGSLGQAMAASAAALPGLFVALMIFLLARLLTQVTRSLFDRINEGSVQLGALDAHTAPATRGLINLGIWLFALAMAYPYLPGSQTEAFKGLSVLLGLMVSIGASGLVGQIAAGLILVFTRALRVGEYVRIQEHEGTVTEIGLCLTRLKNGKGEEIALPNSLVIGQVTRNLSRHAASAGGSVLETGVTIGYDTPWRQVHALLQSAAAEVPALLRTPAPYVIQTALSDFYVEYRLVAELDGSSALPRAQVLSQLHAAILDAFNAHGVQIMSPHYVGDPAEAKWVPRAQWRGPVVDASGP; from the coding sequence ATGTCGAGTCTGCGAAGGCTGTGGCGCCGGCTGAGGCCGGGGCCGGCGGTGGGGGTGTTCCTGCAGGGGCTGCTCGCGCTGGTCGCGCTGTCGGTCGGGGCGACGGCGGGCGCCGAGCCCGCGCCCGCAGTGGAGGACGGCGTTGAGCTGGTGGTGGGCGGGCGCCCGCTGCACGTCTTCCGCGCGCCGCTGGGGGCGCTGTCGGCCGAAGAGCGCGCGGAGCTTGCCGAGCGGCATGTTCGCGAAGCCCTGGAAAAAGGCGGCGCCGGCTGGACCTCGGTGCTGCCGCTGGCCGAGGGCGTGGCGGTCCAGCTCGATGATGCCAACCTTTTCGTGGTGCTGCCCGGCGATGCGCGCAGCGAGCGCGGCGAGACCGCGCACGCCCTGGCCAATCGCTCGGCGCGGGTACTGCAGCAGATCGCGGCCGAACATCGCGAGCACCGCGATCCGCGCCTGAACCTGCTGGCCCTGGGCAAGCTGGCGGCCGCCCTGCTGCTGCTCATGCTGGCGCTGGCCGTGCTGCTGAAGCTGTCGCGCGTGCTGCAGAGGCGACTCAGCGCGCGCCTGTCCCAGCAAATGCAGCAGCTGCTGCCGGGTGCAGTGCGGCCACATCTGCAGAGCCTGCTGGTGACGCTCGCGGTGCGGGTCAGCGTGGTGCTGGTCTGGCTGCTCGCGCTGGCCGTGCTCGTCGCGTTTCTGGCCTATGCGCTGGGCCTGTTCGCGCTGACCCGCCCGGCCGCCGAGCGTCTGGTCGACTCGCTGCTGGGCTCGCTGGGCCAGGCCATGGCGGCCAGCGCTGCGGCGCTGCCGGGGCTGTTCGTGGCGTTGATGATCTTTCTGCTGGCGCGCCTGCTGACCCAGGTGACGCGCAGCCTGTTCGACCGCATCAACGAGGGCAGTGTGCAGCTCGGCGCCCTCGATGCGCACACCGCGCCGGCCACCCGCGGGCTGATCAACCTCGGCATCTGGCTGTTCGCCCTGGCGATGGCCTATCCCTATCTGCCGGGCTCACAGACCGAAGCCTTCAAGGGCCTGTCGGTCCTGCTCGGCCTGATGGTGTCGATCGGCGCCTCCGGCCTGGTTGGGCAGATTGCCGCAGGCCTGATCCTGGTGTTCACCCGCGCCCTGCGGGTGGGCGAATACGTGCGCATCCAGGAGCACGAGGGCACGGTCACCGAAATCGGCCTGTGCCTGACCCGGCTCAAGAACGGCAAGGGCGAGGAGATCGCCTTGCCGAATTCGCTGGTGATCGGCCAGGTCACGCGCAATCTCTCGCGACATGCGGCCAGCGCCGGCGGCTCGGTGCTGGAAACCGGCGTCACCATCGGCTACGACACCCCCTGGCGGCAGGTGCATGCCCTGCTGCAGTCGGCGGCCGCCGAGGTGCCCGCGCTGCTGCGCACGCCGGCGCCCTATGTCATCCAGACCGCGCTGTCGGATTTCTACGTCGAGTACCGCCTCGTCGCCGAGCTCGACGGCAGCAGCGCGCTGCCGCGCGCGCAGGTGTTGAGCCAGCTGCACGCGGCCATTCTCGATGCCTTCAACGCCCATGGCGTGCAGATCATGTCGCCGCACTACGTGGGTGACCCCGCCGAGGCCAAATGGGTGCCGCGCGCGCAGTGGCGCGGGCCTGTCGTCGACGCCTCAGGTCCGTAG
- a CDS encoding TfoX/Sxy family protein produces the protein MSGDRLRNVGPKSAAWLRQVGIRTPEDLVAAGAVGAFMKVKRAGFKPSLNLLYSLEGALLGCHWQQVPEERRQQMAAEVEQLSALLPDPKKKRPGGPVTYSEGPAMQRDSGEDERGPELSFGFDDPYGGSEGGDSGGHDSGGHDGSHGSD, from the coding sequence ATGAGCGGTGATCGCCTGCGCAACGTCGGTCCCAAGTCGGCCGCCTGGCTGCGCCAGGTCGGCATCCGCACGCCCGAGGATCTGGTCGCGGCGGGCGCGGTGGGCGCCTTCATGAAGGTCAAGCGCGCCGGCTTCAAGCCCAGCTTGAACCTGCTGTATTCGCTCGAAGGCGCGCTGCTGGGCTGCCACTGGCAGCAGGTGCCGGAGGAGCGCCGTCAGCAGATGGCCGCCGAGGTCGAGCAGCTGAGCGCTCTGCTGCCCGACCCCAAGAAAAAGCGGCCCGGTGGCCCGGTGACCTACAGCGAAGGCCCGGCCATGCAGCGCGACAGCGGTGAGGACGAACGCGGGCCCGAGCTGAGCTTTGGCTTCGATGACCCTTACGGCGGCAGCGAGGGCGGCGACAGCGGCGGCCATGACAGCGGCGGCCACGACGGCAGCCACGGCAGCGACTGA
- the bioD gene encoding dethiobiotin synthase, translating into MHFSCFVTGTDTGAGKTHASCALLHAIRRLGRRAVGMKPVASGARENRHGWVNQDALDLMGASSFQADYARVNPVCLKAATAPEIACQMEGVQFGLPQLITAYEQLHAEADVVVEGVGGWCAPLNHELMQADLVRALDLPVVLVVGLRLGCINHALLTLAALQADGMRVAGWICNVIDPELEFAEHYFEALHRRIPVPCLGRLAWQAPASLADLDLGPLGLMAGDA; encoded by the coding sequence ATGCACTTCAGCTGTTTCGTCACCGGCACCGACACCGGCGCGGGCAAGACCCACGCCAGCTGCGCGCTGCTGCACGCCATCCGCCGCCTCGGCCGGCGCGCGGTGGGCATGAAGCCGGTCGCCTCGGGCGCCCGCGAGAACCGCCACGGCTGGGTCAACCAGGACGCCCTGGACCTGATGGGCGCCAGCAGCTTCCAGGCCGACTACGCGCGGGTCAATCCGGTCTGCCTGAAGGCCGCCACCGCGCCCGAGATCGCGTGCCAGATGGAGGGCGTCCAGTTCGGTCTGCCCCAGCTGATCACCGCCTACGAGCAGCTGCACGCCGAAGCCGATGTGGTGGTGGAGGGCGTCGGCGGCTGGTGTGCGCCGCTCAACCACGAGCTGATGCAGGCCGACCTGGTGCGGGCGCTCGACCTGCCGGTGGTGCTGGTGGTCGGCCTGCGTCTGGGCTGCATCAACCACGCCCTGCTGACCCTGGCGGCCCTGCAGGCCGACGGCATGCGCGTGGCCGGCTGGATCTGCAACGTGATCGACCCGGAGCTCGAGTTCGCCGAGCACTACTTCGAAGCCCTGCATCGGCGCATCCCGGTGCCCTGCCTCGGCCGACTCGCCTGGCAGGCGCCGGCCAGCCTCGCCGACCTCGACCTCGGCCCGCTCGGGCTCATGGCCGGCGACGCGTGA